The Lacrimispora xylanolytica genome has a segment encoding these proteins:
- a CDS encoding S8 family peptidase, whose protein sequence is MKKRTRAAGLSLAILIAGLSFHFTAGIPSDNHSGIERELRSFSTDAGQVLHPLAIGPGLVNLSPADEFSTYQWGLKNDGEFRLVELKSKFQAVDNVYDGLKSSMGLGLPKPGPGDYESKVTKAVPGIDIDIQPAWELYDKAGEKRSVTVAIIDTGIDIRHQELKDAIWTNPGEIDGDGLDNDGNGFVDDIHGWNFYSGNNKVFSGNEDSHGTHAAGTIGAARGAYGIAGITDNKYVKIMPIKALGGKEGTGTPEAVISAIRYAEANGASICNLSMGTSAYSEELAQTIKNSHMLFVVSSGNGGISGLGYDTDVNPVYPASLPYDNVIAVANILFDGTLSKDSNFGAASVDIAAPGTYILSTIPNNKYGFMSGTSMAAPMVTGVAAMVYSYRTDIALSDVKQILMDSSRKLESLNGKVASGGLLDAYSALNWK, encoded by the coding sequence ATGAAAAAAAGAACTAGAGCCGCAGGTCTGTCCCTTGCCATTTTGATTGCCGGCCTTTCCTTTCACTTCACTGCCGGAATACCGTCAGACAATCACTCAGGGATAGAACGTGAGCTCCGCTCGTTTTCAACCGACGCTGGACAAGTCCTTCACCCCCTGGCCATAGGACCTGGGCTTGTTAATCTTTCCCCGGCCGATGAGTTTTCCACCTATCAGTGGGGACTTAAAAATGACGGGGAATTTCGTCTTGTGGAATTAAAATCCAAGTTCCAGGCCGTTGACAACGTTTATGACGGGTTAAAATCCAGTATGGGCCTTGGACTTCCAAAGCCTGGCCCAGGAGATTATGAATCCAAGGTTACAAAAGCAGTACCAGGAATCGATATTGATATACAGCCCGCCTGGGAACTCTATGACAAGGCAGGAGAAAAACGTTCTGTGACGGTTGCTATCATAGATACAGGCATTGATATAAGACATCAGGAGCTTAAGGACGCCATCTGGACAAACCCTGGTGAAATCGACGGCGATGGCCTGGACAATGACGGAAATGGCTTTGTAGATGATATACATGGCTGGAATTTCTATTCCGGAAACAACAAGGTGTTCTCCGGCAATGAGGATAGCCATGGAACCCATGCAGCAGGAACCATAGGAGCTGCGAGGGGTGCTTACGGAATTGCAGGAATTACGGATAACAAATACGTTAAGATCATGCCTATAAAAGCACTTGGCGGAAAAGAAGGAACCGGAACTCCTGAAGCAGTGATTAGTGCCATCCGCTATGCGGAAGCCAATGGTGCTTCCATCTGTAATCTTAGTATGGGAACCTCGGCCTACAGCGAAGAACTGGCACAGACCATTAAAAATTCTCACATGCTGTTCGTTGTCTCCTCTGGAAATGGAGGAATCTCAGGACTTGGTTACGATACGGATGTAAATCCTGTTTATCCTGCTTCCCTTCCCTACGACAACGTAATCGCCGTAGCCAATATCCTTTTTGATGGAACCTTAAGTAAGGATTCCAACTTCGGGGCAGCCAGCGTGGATATTGCTGCTCCTGGTACTTATATCTTAAGCACCATTCCTAATAATAAATACGGGTTTATGAGCGGTACCTCCATGGCTGCTCCTATGGTAACCGGAGTGGCTGCCATGGTATATTCTTACCGCACCGATATTGCCTTATCCGATGTAAAACAGATTCTTATGGATTCCAGCAGAAAGCTCGAATCTTTAAATGGAAAGGTAGCAAGCGGCGGTCTTTTAGACGCATACAGTGCCCTTAACTGGAAATAA
- a CDS encoding acyltransferase family protein — translation MEEQKFRNKIIWFTFFFSVLVIWVHSYNAVLFLGATKTAYRTDYLERFLGDTIAQVAVPGFFLISSYLFFRTFTLKLLWPKWNSRIRSILVPYIVWNFLYYLGYVIGSRIPVIRDIMGKGRIPFSIVKAGDAVLHYTYNYVFWYLNQLIILVILAPLIYLIIKKKVIGAIFILGIFFAIYAGIELRFVNLDAMLYYSAGAFAAVHGKEIVEKSWDRKKFLAGLFLLILSYLVYGFDFPGEAPGEMAASVVLFRLFVPVALWLIVPDFLLFEAKEWMKQNFFLYAIHFAMVRLINKTGAFLLPSLPAIPIGIFLFMPVICVFLSYYIACFLRRFTPRIWCLLNGGR, via the coding sequence ATGGAAGAGCAGAAGTTTAGAAATAAAATCATCTGGTTTACCTTTTTCTTCAGTGTTCTGGTTATCTGGGTCCACTCCTATAACGCAGTGCTATTTTTAGGTGCCACCAAAACCGCCTATCGTACTGATTATTTGGAGCGCTTTTTAGGAGATACTATCGCGCAGGTGGCTGTGCCCGGCTTTTTTTTGATTTCTTCCTACCTTTTCTTTCGAACCTTTACCTTGAAGCTTCTTTGGCCCAAATGGAACTCCAGGATACGCAGCATACTGGTTCCTTATATTGTATGGAATTTTCTATATTATCTTGGATATGTCATAGGAAGCAGGATTCCTGTGATCAGAGATATTATGGGAAAGGGGAGGATTCCTTTTTCCATCGTTAAGGCTGGGGATGCGGTTCTTCATTATACCTATAATTACGTGTTCTGGTATTTGAACCAGCTCATAATCCTTGTAATACTGGCGCCTCTCATCTACCTTATAATAAAGAAGAAAGTAATTGGCGCAATCTTTATCCTGGGCATCTTCTTTGCTATTTATGCGGGTATAGAGTTAAGATTTGTAAATCTGGATGCCATGCTCTATTATTCTGCCGGGGCCTTTGCAGCAGTTCATGGAAAAGAGATAGTAGAAAAAAGCTGGGATAGAAAAAAGTTCCTGGCCGGTCTTTTTTTGCTTATTTTATCTTATCTGGTATATGGCTTTGACTTTCCGGGGGAAGCTCCGGGAGAGATGGCAGCTTCTGTTGTGCTATTTCGCTTGTTTGTTCCCGTGGCCTTATGGCTTATAGTACCTGATTTTCTGCTGTTTGAAGCAAAGGAATGGATGAAGCAGAATTTTTTTCTCTATGCCATTCATTTTGCCATGGTGAGACTGATAAACAAAACAGGAGCATTTCTGCTCCCGTCCCTTCCGGCAATTCCTATAGGAATCTTTTTATTCATGCCGGTCATATGCGTTTTTTTAAGCTATTATATCGCTTGTTTCTTACGGAGATTCACCCCAAGAATCTGGTGTCTGTTAAACGGAGGTCGATGA
- a CDS encoding MurR/RpiR family transcriptional regulator: protein MKGDFLTRIRLEYNQFTKAEKKVADYILQNSREVLFMSITGLAEACEVGDTSVFRFCKTLDLKGYQEFKMRLSLSLHDETTGQGRLEGDISLRDSFQEVSRKVLNTNMSALEETYSLLNEEQFGKVIDALYEAKRICFFGVGASMISALKAANKFMRIEPKVFCLQDAHMQAMAASMMTEGEAAVFFSYSGSTKDTIHAAELAKKAGAVTICITRFLKSPLTSFADMTLLCGANEGPLQGGSTSSEISQLFLIDLMYTEYYRRYFEQCDRNNEKVSASVLDKMC from the coding sequence ATGAAGGGGGATTTTTTGACCAGAATCCGTTTGGAGTACAATCAGTTTACTAAGGCGGAGAAAAAGGTAGCAGACTACATCCTGCAAAATTCCAGAGAGGTCCTGTTTATGTCAATCACCGGACTTGCAGAGGCGTGTGAGGTAGGAGATACCAGTGTGTTCCGTTTCTGTAAGACTTTAGATTTAAAGGGATACCAGGAATTTAAGATGAGGTTGTCTTTAAGCCTCCACGATGAGACGACGGGCCAGGGTCGCTTAGAAGGAGACATCAGCTTAAGGGATTCCTTTCAGGAGGTTTCCAGAAAAGTGCTTAATACGAATATGAGTGCACTGGAAGAGACGTACTCTCTCTTAAATGAGGAGCAGTTTGGTAAGGTCATTGATGCTCTATATGAGGCAAAACGGATCTGCTTTTTTGGTGTTGGAGCCAGTATGATATCTGCCCTAAAGGCTGCAAATAAATTTATGAGAATAGAGCCCAAGGTGTTCTGCCTTCAGGATGCTCACATGCAGGCCATGGCGGCTTCCATGATGACAGAGGGAGAGGCAGCTGTATTTTTCTCCTATTCCGGCTCCACTAAGGATACTATACATGCCGCGGAGCTGGCAAAAAAGGCAGGAGCAGTTACCATCTGCATCACCAGGTTCTTAAAATCGCCTCTTACATCCTTTGCAGATATGACTCTTTTATGCGGTGCCAATGAAGGTCCTCTTCAGGGTGGGTCCACCTCCTCTGAGATCAGCCAGCTATTTCTCATTGACTTAATGTATACGGAATATTATAGAAGGTATTTTGAACAGTGTGACAGGAATAATGAGAAGGTATCGGCATCAGTTCTGGATAAAATGTGTTAA
- a CDS encoding class I SAM-dependent methyltransferase — MWIADGWKDYEIIDCSEGEKLERWGNYILVRPDPQVIWSTPKTEKGWTKMNGHYHRSAKGGGEWEFFHLPEQWTISYKELTFQLKPFSFKHTGLFPEQAANWDWFSDKIKKAGRPVKVLNLFAYTGGATLAAAKAGASVTHVDASKGMVGWAKENARSSNLESANIRWIVDDCVKFVEREIRRGSKYDAIIMDPPSYGRGPKGEIWKIEDAIYPLVQLCSQLLSDTPLFFLINSYTTGLAPSVLSYMLSTEVGGKHGGKVEAGEVGLPVTRTGLVLPCGASGRWSSTSV; from the coding sequence ATGTGGATTGCAGACGGCTGGAAAGATTATGAAATTATAGATTGTTCAGAAGGAGAAAAGCTGGAGCGCTGGGGTAATTATATCCTTGTGCGTCCTGACCCTCAGGTTATCTGGTCTACTCCCAAGACAGAAAAGGGCTGGACCAAGATGAACGGCCATTATCACCGAAGTGCAAAAGGCGGCGGTGAATGGGAATTCTTTCACCTGCCGGAACAGTGGACCATCAGCTATAAGGAGCTGACATTTCAGCTTAAGCCCTTCAGCTTTAAACATACAGGACTCTTCCCGGAGCAGGCGGCAAACTGGGACTGGTTCAGTGATAAAATAAAAAAGGCCGGACGGCCCGTAAAGGTATTAAACTTATTTGCATACACCGGAGGCGCTACCTTAGCTGCCGCAAAGGCCGGGGCTTCCGTCACCCATGTGGATGCTTCCAAGGGTATGGTAGGCTGGGCCAAGGAGAATGCCCGCTCCTCTAATTTAGAATCTGCAAACATTCGCTGGATCGTAGATGATTGTGTAAAGTTCGTGGAAAGAGAAATCCGCAGAGGCAGTAAATACGATGCCATTATTATGGATCCTCCTTCCTATGGAAGAGGACCTAAGGGTGAGATCTGGAAGATTGAAGATGCCATCTACCCATTGGTTCAGCTTTGTTCTCAGCTTCTTTCTGATACTCCGCTGTTCTTCCTGATTAATTCCTATACAACAGGACTGGCACCTTCTGTATTGTCCTACATGTTATCCACGGAAGTTGGCGGGAAACATGGCGGCAAGGTTGAGGCCGGAGAAGTAGGTCTTCCGGTTACCAGGACAGGTCTGGTACTTCCCTGTGGTGCATCAGGACGATGGTCATCGACCTCCGTTTAA
- a CDS encoding N-acetylmannosamine-6-phosphate 2-epimerase: MGEEILHKLKGGLIVSCQALEDEPLFSSYIMSRMAYAAKEGGAVGIRANSSADIKAIKETVTLPVIGIVKKEYAGSEVYITPTIKEVDELVSCGAEIIALDATNRQRPGGETLKDFWKEVRVKYPNQLFMADCATYEEGMEASILGFDLIGTTLSGYTRETKEVKLPNLLLMKQLSRVIKGPVIAEGGIWSPEQLKEAFSAGVFAAVVGSAITRPRDITNYFVTGSGCRNGNEMR; this comes from the coding sequence ATGGGAGAAGAAATTCTTCATAAGCTAAAGGGCGGCCTGATTGTTTCCTGCCAGGCACTTGAGGATGAACCTCTCTTTAGTTCTTATATCATGTCCCGAATGGCATATGCGGCAAAAGAGGGCGGTGCAGTGGGAATCCGGGCTAATTCCAGTGCAGATATAAAAGCCATTAAGGAGACGGTAACGCTTCCTGTCATTGGAATTGTAAAGAAGGAATACGCTGGAAGTGAAGTATATATAACTCCCACCATAAAGGAAGTAGATGAACTGGTTTCCTGTGGGGCAGAGATCATTGCCCTGGACGCCACTAACAGACAAAGGCCTGGGGGAGAAACTCTAAAAGACTTTTGGAAAGAAGTCCGGGTAAAATACCCAAATCAGTTATTCATGGCGGATTGTGCCACCTATGAGGAGGGCATGGAAGCGTCTATTCTTGGATTTGATCTGATTGGAACTACCTTAAGCGGGTACACCAGGGAGACAAAAGAAGTGAAGCTTCCCAATCTTTTATTAATGAAACAGCTTTCCAGGGTCATAAAGGGGCCGGTCATTGCAGAAGGAGGCATTTGGTCACCAGAGCAATTAAAGGAAGCATTTTCTGCCGGTGTATTTGCGGCAGTCGTAGGAAGTGCCATAACAAGGCCAAGGGATATCACCAATTATTTTGTTACCGGTTCCGGATGCCGGAATGGCAATGAAATGAGATAA